A window of Hevea brasiliensis isolate MT/VB/25A 57/8 chromosome 14, ASM3005281v1, whole genome shotgun sequence contains these coding sequences:
- the LOC131172946 gene encoding proline-rich receptor-like protein kinase PERK2 — protein MATPSSPSANANPSPSPPSPPQSPSSTPPPLQSPPPSSPPLPQNQTPSLIPPTPLTPQNEVTIETPILAPAIEAAIETPIIKTHIQEPMPEPVLTQAKPKTKTKMTAGKTKKASVVKRKGNPSISLGFDSSPRVSSKPVSKKTRSSSPISSPVAPLPIFQSPLASPQPASALAAPSTSVDDIEEAPFPLP, from the coding sequence ATGGCTACTCCATCTTCACCTTCTGCTAATGCTAACCCCAGTCCCAGTCCGCCATCGCCACCACAGTCACCATCGAGCACCCCACCACCGCTACAATCGCCTCCACCATCTTCACCACCACTACCCCAAAACCAAACACCCTCCCTCATTCCGCCGACACCACTCACACCACAAAATGAAGTCACTATTGAGACACCCATCCTAGCCCCTGCCATAGAAGCCGCAATTGAAACACCTATTATCAAAACCCATATTCAAGAACCGATGCCTGAACCTGTGCTAACTCAAGCCAAACCTAAAACTAAAACCAAAATGACTGCAGGTAAAACCAAGAAAGCCTCTGTTGTAAAAAGAAAAGGGAACCCCTCTATTTCTTTGGGCTTCGACTCTTCACCCAGGGTCTCTTCCAAACCAGTTAGTAAAAAAACTAGGTCATCATCGCCAATTTCATCACCAGTGGCTCCACTACCTATATTTCAGTCACCCTTAGCCTCTCCCCAGCCTGCCAGTGCTCTAGCAGCACCTTCAACATCTGTCGATGACATAGAAGAGGCACCTTTTCCATTACCTTAG